A stretch of the Halomonas sp. CH40 genome encodes the following:
- a CDS encoding FixH family protein — MSSTPVTPWYKQFWPWFLLGLLFSSIIVSTTFAVVSIKSFDGMVVQEDYYEHGKAINMVLAKQERARELNLVADMRLDPLTSDIVVDLSGDVRPDELYLSLIFPTENDRDQTFVLEHVRNGRYITQGPDNLRYRWYLQIQPELEQDDAEWRLIGEATFPTEDSIVLRPGGRSES, encoded by the coding sequence ATGTCATCCACTCCGGTGACACCGTGGTACAAGCAGTTCTGGCCGTGGTTTCTTCTCGGCCTGCTGTTCTCGTCGATTATTGTCAGTACCACCTTTGCCGTCGTCTCGATCAAAAGCTTCGACGGCATGGTGGTTCAGGAGGATTACTACGAGCACGGCAAGGCCATCAACATGGTGCTTGCCAAACAGGAGCGCGCCCGTGAACTCAATCTGGTCGCCGATATGCGTCTCGACCCGCTGACCAGCGATATCGTGGTGGATCTAAGCGGCGATGTTCGCCCGGACGAGCTTTACCTGAGCCTGATCTTCCCGACTGAAAATGACCGCGACCAGACCTTTGTGCTTGAGCATGTTCGCAATGGCCGCTACATCACGCAAGGCCCAGACAATCTGCGCTATCGCTGGTATTTGCAGATTCAGCCCGAGCTTGAGCAGGATGATGCCGAATGGCGGCTGATCGGTGAAGCCACCT
- the ccoG gene encoding cytochrome c oxidase accessory protein CcoG — MEKIPSKDVTPRQADHHGAQGEAVTQDMYAQRKHIYVREIKGFFQKLRRSANWALMLAFFLLPWINIGDRPAIWFDLPSREFHIFFGTFYPQEFVLLSWLLIICAFGLFFITVFAGRVWCGYTCPQSVWTFLFIWLEHRIEGPRNKRIKLDNQPLTGEKLRRKTLKHIAWLLIAFATGATFVGYFTPIRELMPDLATLQAHGWSYFWVGFFTVFTYLNAGWLREQVCIYMCPYARFQSVMFDRDTLIVSYDTARGEPRGRRKRSLSHEQARAEGHGDCIDCDLCVQVCPTGIDIRDGLQYECISCAACIDACDSVMDKMGYPRGLIRYTTENALEGKPTHILRPRLIGYLAALLVMVGAFAWAVNDRMPLNFEAERERTELYQVTRDGQISNVYNLIVRNLDKRDHTYQLSASGLSGLTLDQQSISVPAGESRSTVVTVTADGDAIQQPSHDIVLTIESELDDSIRLERDTRFIGELRR; from the coding sequence ATGGAAAAGATACCCAGTAAAGACGTTACCCCTCGGCAAGCCGATCATCACGGCGCCCAAGGTGAAGCCGTCACCCAGGACATGTATGCCCAGCGAAAACATATCTATGTGCGTGAAATAAAGGGCTTCTTTCAAAAACTCAGACGCAGCGCCAACTGGGCACTGATGCTGGCGTTCTTCCTGTTACCCTGGATCAATATCGGCGACAGACCGGCCATCTGGTTTGATCTGCCAAGCCGGGAATTCCATATCTTTTTTGGCACCTTCTACCCGCAGGAATTTGTCCTTCTCTCGTGGTTATTGATTATCTGCGCCTTCGGGCTGTTTTTTATTACCGTGTTCGCCGGGCGTGTCTGGTGTGGCTACACTTGCCCCCAGAGCGTATGGACATTTCTGTTCATCTGGCTTGAGCACCGCATTGAAGGGCCGCGCAACAAGCGCATCAAGCTCGACAACCAACCGCTGACAGGTGAGAAACTGCGCCGCAAAACCCTCAAGCACATAGCCTGGCTTTTGATCGCCTTCGCGACAGGCGCTACCTTTGTGGGTTATTTCACCCCCATCCGTGAGCTGATGCCTGACCTGGCCACCCTGCAAGCCCACGGCTGGTCATATTTCTGGGTAGGTTTCTTTACCGTATTTACCTATCTCAATGCTGGCTGGCTACGCGAGCAGGTGTGCATTTACATGTGCCCCTACGCGCGTTTTCAATCCGTCATGTTTGACCGTGATACACTGATCGTCTCTTACGATACCGCCCGCGGTGAACCGCGTGGTAGGCGCAAGCGCAGCCTCAGCCATGAGCAGGCCCGGGCGGAAGGCCACGGGGACTGCATCGACTGCGACCTGTGCGTACAGGTTTGCCCAACAGGGATCGATATTCGCGATGGCTTACAGTATGAATGCATCTCTTGTGCTGCCTGCATTGACGCCTGCGATAGCGTCATGGACAAGATGGGCTATCCGCGTGGCCTGATTCGCTACACTACCGAAAATGCCCTGGAAGGTAAGCCCACTCATATCCTTCGTCCGCGTTTGATCGGTTATCTAGCGGCCCTGTTAGTAATGGTAGGTGCCTTTGCCTGGGCAGTGAATGACCGCATGCCGCTCAATTTTGAAGCAGAACGCGAGCGCACTGAACTGTATCAGGTCACCCGCGACGGTCAGATCAGCAATGTCTATAACCTGATAGTGCGTAACCTGGACAAACGTGATCACACCTACCAGCTCAGCGCTTCTGGCCTTTCCGGGCTGACCCTTGACCAGCAAAGCATCAGCGTTCCGGCAGGTGAATCACGCTCAACGGTCGTCACTGTTACCGCTGATGGTGACGCCATCCAACAGCCCAGCCATGACATCGTGCTGACTATCGAGTCCGAGCTGGATGACAGCATCCGATTGGAACGCGACACACGCTTTATTGGCGAACTCAGGAGATAG